A stretch of the Lonchura striata isolate bLonStr1 chromosome 15, bLonStr1.mat, whole genome shotgun sequence genome encodes the following:
- the AFAP1L1 gene encoding actin filament-associated protein 1-like 1, translating to MDRLSVLDQLLPELSVLLKLLDHEYLSATTQEKKLAVSTILQKLQPPAGKDVDYMYVNTASLGNGTSFVESLFEEFDCDLRDLQDMQEEEGDTSDTVGSELAGSQTAKPVPADPAPPLPTTPPPEDYYEEALPLGPGKAPEYITSRNSSSPPNSIEDGYYEDADSSYPVTRINGEQKSSYNDSDAMSSSYESYDEEEEEGKGQQLTHQWPSEEASMNLVKDCRICAFLLRKKRFGQWAKQLTIIRDGKLLCYKSSKDRQPHVEVPLATCNVIYVPKDGRRKKHELRFSLPGAEALVLAVQSKEQAEEWLKVIKEASSPAAGGMEAPTSPVMPCKMELDKRLSQEKHTSDSDSVAMGDSGSPAARREHGEHGKGKKSGLADLKGSMSRAAGKKITRIISFSKKKPCPEDTQTSSTEEDIPCCGYLSVLVNQCWKERWCRLKGNTLYFHKDRTDLRTHVNAIVLRGCEVLPGLGPKHPFAFRILRHGHEVTALEASCSEDLGRWLGLLLVETGSQTAPEALHYDYVDVETIANIVTAVRHSYLWASSSQDHRADSSRVVYDDVPYEKVQADEEPGRPGAAQVKRHASSCSEKSRRVDPQVKVKRHASSANQYRYGKNRAEEDARRFLTEKEKLEKEKASIRSELVSLRKEKRELREAMKGSTGPRLQELEQRVAVLEERCRQKEESRVDLELKLTEVKEQLKQSLAGGPALGLAVTSKTENGETTNKPNGSPPEHLVPVNCAAELRKRSPSIIPANTGTVLRKAKEWEKKQT from the exons ATGGACCGGCTCAGCG TGCTGGACCAGCTCCTGCCAGAGCTCAGCGTTCTGCTCAAGCTGCTGGACCACGAGTACCTGAGTGCCACCACGCAGGAGAAGAAGCTGGCCGTCTCCACCAtcctgcagaagctgcagcCGCCTGCAG GGAAGGACGTGGACTACATGTACGTCAACACAGCGTCCCTGGGCAATGGCACCAGCTTCGTGGAGTCCCTCTTTGAGGAGTTTG ACTGTGACCTGCGGGACCTGCAGGAcatgcaggaggaggagggggacaCCAGCGACACCGTTGGCTCGGAGCTGGCGGGGAGCCAGACAGCCAAACCT GTTCCTGCggatcctgctcctcctctgcccACCACTCCCCCTCCTGAGGATTACTACGAGGAAGCGCTGCCCCTGGGCCCTGGCAAGGCCCCCGAGTACATCACCTCCCGCA acagctccagcccccCCAACTCCATCGAGGACGGCTACTACGAGGATGCAGACAGCAGCTACCCCGTCACCAGGATAAATGGGGAGCAGAAAAGTTCCT ACAATGACTCGGATGCCATGAGCAGCTCTTACGAGTCctacgacgaggaggaggaggagggcaagGGCCAGCAGCTGACACACCAGTGGCCCTCGGAGGAGGCCTCCATGAACCTGGTGAAGGATTGCCGGATCTGCGCCTTCCTCTTGCGCAAGAAGCGCTTCGGACAGTGGGCCAAGCAGCTCACCATCATCCGGGATGGCAAACTGCTG TGCTACAAAAGCTCCAAGGACCGGCAGCCACACGTGGAGGTGCCCCTGGCCACCTGCAACGTCATTTACGTCCCCAAGGACGGGCGGCGCAAGAAGCACGAGCTGCGGTTCTCGCTGCCGGGGGCCGAGGCGCTGGTGCTGGCGGTGCAGAGCAAGGAGCAGGCTGAGGAGTGGCTCAAG gtGATAAAGGAagccagcagcccagcagcaggcGGGATGGAAGCCCCCACCTCCCCAGTGATGCCGTGCAAGATGGAGCTGGACAAG CGGCTGTCCCAGGAGAAGCACACCTCGGACTCGGACAGCGTGGCCATGGGTGACAGCGGGTCCCCAGCCGCCCGCAGGGAGCACGGCGAGCACG GGAAAGGCAAAAAGAGCGGCCTGGCTGACCTGAAGGGCTCGATGAGCCGGGCAGCGGGGAAGAAAATCACCAGGATCATCAGCTTCTCCAAGAAGAAGCCGTGCCCCGAGGACACCCAGACCTCCTCCACCGAGGAGGACATCCCCTGCTGCG GCTACCTCAGCGTGCTGGTGAACCAGTGCTGGAAGGAGCGCTGGTGTCGCCTCAAGGGCAACACCCTGTACTTCCACAAGGACCGCACGGACCTGCGCACGCATGTCAACGCCATCGTCCTGCGGGGCTGCGAGGTGCTGCCCGGGCTGGGCCCCAAGCACCCCTTCGCCTTCCGCATCCTGCGCCACGGGCACGAGGTGACGGCGCTGGAG GCGAGCTGCTCTGAAGACCTGGGCCGCTGGCTGGGTCTCCTCTTGGTGGAAACGGGCTCCCAGACAGCCCCAGAGGCCTTGCACTACGACTACGTGGATGTGGAGACCATTGCCAACATCGTGACGGCCGTGAGACACTCCTACCT GTGGGCCAGCTCCTCTCAGGATCACCGAGCGGACTCCTCTCGGGTGGTGTACGATGATGTCCCCTATGAGAAGGTTCAG GCAGACGAGGAGCCGGGCCGGCCGGGGGCCGCTCAGGTGAAGCGCCACGCCTCGTCCTGCAGCGAGAAGTCTCGACGGGTGGACCCGCAGGTCAAAGTGAAGAGACACGCATCCA GTGCCAACCAGTACAGGTACGGCAAGAACCGGGCCGAGGAGGACGCCAGGCGATTCCTGACGGAGAAGgagaagctggagaaggagaaggcGTCGATCCGCAGCGAGCTGGTGTCGCTGCGGAAGGAGAAGAGGGAGCTGCGGGAAGCCATGAAGGGCAGCACGG GGCCgcggctgcaggagctggagcagcggGTGGCGGTGCTGGAGGAGCGCTGCCGGCAGAAGGAGGAGTCTCGGGTCGATCTGGAGCTCAAGCTGACCGAAGTGaaggagcagctgaagcagTCGCTGGCAGGAGGGCCGGCCCTGGGGCTGGCTGTGACCAGCAAGACTGAGAATGGG GAAACCACAAACAAGCCAAACGGGAGCCCCCCTGAGCACTTGGTTCCTGTGAACTGTGCGGCAGAGCTGAGGAAGAGAAGCCCCTCCATCATCCCTGCCAACACGGGGACCGTGCTGCGGAAAGCCAAG GAATGGGAAAAGAAGCAGACTTAA
- the GRPEL2 gene encoding grpE protein homolog 2, mitochondrial: MAARSLRRLGALLPAAGEPGTGSLYFRGCPCAFSTAAQQRSTGDECGPEDPSEEPKHPLPDCALEHKAIKLEEQVRDLTERYRRALADSENVRRRTQKFVEDAKLFGIQSFCRDLVEVADILEKTAESAAGQPGDPNPALKKIYEGLALIEAKLQSVFAKHGLQKMNPVGGRYDPYDHEIICHVPAEGMQPGTVALVTQDGYKLHGRTIRHALVGVAVEAQE, translated from the exons ATGGCCGCCCGCTCCCTGCGGCGCCTCGGGGCGCTGCTGCCCGCGGCCGGCGAGCCCGGCACCGGCAG CTTGTATTTCAGAGGGTGCCCCTGTGCTTTCAGcactgcagctcagcagagaaGTACAGGAGATGAGTGTGGCCCAGAGGACCCCAGTGAGGAGCCCAAGCACCCCCTCCCTGACTGTGCCTTGGAGCACAAAGCCATCAAATTGGAAGAGCAAGTCCGAGATTTAACT GAGCGATACCGGAGAGCTTTGGCAGATTCCGAGAACGTCCGCAGGAGAACACAGAAGTTTGTGGAAGATGCCAAACTCTTTG GGATCCAGAGTTTCTGCAGAGACCTGGTGGAGGTGGCAGACATCCTGGAGAAGACCGCCGAGAGCGCCGCGGGCCAGCCCGGCGATCCCAACCCCGCCCTGAAGAAGATCTACGAGGGCCTGGCTCTCATCGAGGCCAAGCTGCAGAGCGTCTTTGCCAAGCACGGCCTGCAGAAGATGAACCCCGTGGGCGGCAGGTACGACCCCTACGACCACGAGATCATCTGCCACGTGCCAGCCGAGGGCATGCAGCCGGGCACGGTGGCGCTGGTCACGCAGGACGGCTACAAACTGCACGGCCGCACCATCAGGCACGCGCTGGTCGGCGTGGCCGTGGAGGCACAGGAGTGA